A single genomic interval of Helicoverpa armigera isolate CAAS_96S chromosome 22, ASM3070526v1, whole genome shotgun sequence harbors:
- the LOC110375633 gene encoding protein suppressor of hairy wing isoform X1 has translation MDSSLPFFSLPFGDSETTDFFSKPQECGYDELQATLPPHGSLLGPDDVLAQFLSGDEPLEEPDLNGPTTLHCEICKKQFDNAKKYYGHLRVHSKENSWICDKCPDQKFSTKQQLMKHGLTHKPLEREWKCLQCSMAFEALWNLQQHLFSKHLDYKPHKCDQCEKSFTKPSDLKKHKDSMHSDVKKYGCPECEHRFKDQSNLKRHMLTHSKEKPYCCSGCGNRFQQLASMKRHAANCQLSRHTVEPTDKTRRNYCRVCGMSFQYKSALLEHCVRQHTIAPPKPPEVDKEDKNHLNDTNRIVDNIVDDILSAEDDYMTMTTQNEILNVYNPTDIDNNPENLMQIELLKEMNQLHILDGELFYNDIDFDSIQPSHMFNTNTNDMDYGTDKNAEILFDFTDGSKSMDQEIMNTLFHVKAEYLPDELLNPPEVMNMPEKSNILDNHVSVNECATIFESDVDLEASTNLAANLNQLIGENNVQYISTEDDDTFIISLNSEIDAEQLTDMLNIGVELVNDKIKEQNIIPSSEIRNEVPSIKAEVPEPIIDNPGELIFPKPVVVKLEEPVTEMPMNSMASEDQKTMKYHKPVVVKLEEPLSEVPMNVMAPDNQKKTVKAKPIKRVLYVCVHCNKVFNKKDNYRSHIATHEPSLRQHKCKVCGEKFSYKSTLNKHTRDKHTPSVICGHCCQICDRVFRFAWMLREHLDRDHDGLKPHACDYKDCQKRFYKKSDLIVHKRSHTGERPFVCDICKRTFPQAGHLKRHERDVDCTKFVKKDETVQKVQKAQKKAPPRATSVILNLNLK, from the exons ATGGATTCGAGTTTACCATTTTTTAGTCTTCCA TTCGGGGATTCGGAGACTACGGACTTTTTCTCGAAGCCTCAGGAGTGTGGGTACGATGAGCTGCAGGCTACGTTACCGCCTCACGGATCGCTGTTGGGGCCTGATGACGTTCTGGCGCAGTTCCTGTCTGGTGACGAGCCGTTAGAAGAGCCTGACCTCAATGGGCCCACTACATTGCACTGTGAAATTTGTAAGAAGCAGTTTGACAATGCTAAGAAGTATTACGGACACTTGAGGGTACATTCCAAGGAGAACTCCTGGATTTGTG ACAAATGTCCAGACCAGAAGTTCTCGACTAAACAGCAGTTGATGAAGCATGGGCTTACTCACAAGCCGCTGGAGAGAGAGTGGAAATGCCTCCAGTGCAGCATGGCATTCGAGGCCCTGTGGAATCTGCAGCAGCACCTGTTCTCTAAGCATTTGGATTATAA aCCTCACAAATGTGACCAGTGTGAGAAAAGCTTCACCAAACCTTCAGACTTAAAGAAACATAAGGACAGCATGCACAGTG ATGTAAAGAAATACGGTTGTCCAGAATGCGAGCATCGTTTCAAAGACCAGTCGAACTTGAAGCGCCACATGCTCACCCACAGCAAAGAGAAGCCCTACTGCTGTTCCGGATGCGGGAATAGGTTCCAACAG TTAGCGTCAATGAAACGCCACGCTGCCAACTGTCAGCTGAGCAGACACACCGTGGAGCCGACAGACAAGACGCGCCGGAACTACTGCCGAGTCTGCGGCATGAGCTTCCAGTACAAGAGTGCTCTACTAGAGCACTGTGTCAG ACAACACACAATCGCTCCCCCCAAGCCGCCTGAAGTCGACAAAGAAGATAAGAACCATCTAAACGACACAAATCGCATCGTAGACAACATAGTCGATGACATTCTATCTGCCGAAGACGACTATATGACTATGACCACACAAAACGAGATACTAAACGTATACAACCCTACTGATATAGACAATAACCCAGAAAACTTAATGCAGATAGAACTATTAAAAGAAATGAATCAACTACACATACTCGACGGAGAATTATTCTACAATGATATAGATTTCGATAGCATACAACCCAGCCATATGTTCAATACAAACACTAACGATATGGACTATGGTACCGATAAAAATGCTGAAATTCTCTTCGATTTTACCGACGGCAGCAAAAGTATGGATCAGGAAATTATGAATACACTATTTCATGTCAAAGCTGAGTATTTGCCCGATGAGTTACTAAATCCTCCTGAAGTTATGAATATGCctgaaaaaagtaatattttagatAATCATGTGTCTGTGAATGAATGTGCTACAATATTTGAAAGTGATGTGGATTTAGAAGCCAGTACGAATTTAGCAGCTAATTTAAATCAGTTGATTGGTGAAAATAATGTTCAGTATATATCTACTGAGGACGATGatacatttataataagttTAAATAGTGAAATTGATGCTGAGCAGTTAACTGACATGTTGAATATAGGTGTAGAATTagttaatgataaaattaaggaacaaaatattattccttCTTCTGAAATTAGAAATGAGGTTCCTAGCATAAAGGCTGAAGTTCCAGAGCCTATCATAGACAATCCAGGAGAGCTGATATTTCCTAAGCCAGTAGTAGTGAAACTGGAAGAACCAGTAACTGAGATGCCCATGAATTCGATGGCTTCTGAAGATCAGAAGACTATGAAATATCACAAGCCAGTAGTGGTAAAATTAGAAGAGCCACTAAGTGAAGTGCCGATGAATGTAATGGCTCCTGACAATCAGAAGAAGACAGTGAAAGCTAAGCCTATTAAAAGAGTCTTATATGTTTGCGTACATTGTAATAAGGTTTTCAATAAGAAGGATAATTATAGATCTCATATAG CAACTCACGAGCCATCTCTCCGGCAACACAAATGCAAGGTCTGCGGCGAGAAGTTCAGCTACAAGTCTACACTAAACAAGCACACTCGCGACAAACACACGCCGAGTGTAATCTGTGGACATTGCTGTCAGATATGTGATCGCGTCTTCCGATTTGCTTGGATG CTTCGTGAACACCTGGACCGTGACCACGACGGTCTGAAGCCGCACGCGTGTGACTACAAAGACTGTCAGAAAAGGTTCTACAAGAAGTCAGACCTTATTGTACATAAaag GTCCCACACAGGCGAGCGTCCATTTGTATGTGACATCTGCAAGCGCACGTTCCCTCAGGCGGGACATCTCAAGCGACATGAACGAGACGTCGACTGCACCAAGTT cGTAAAGAAGGACGAGACGGTTCAGAAGGTGCAGAAGGCGCAAAAGAAGGCCCCACCGAGAGCCAcatctgtgatattaaacttaaaccttaaataa
- the LOC110375633 gene encoding protein suppressor of hairy wing isoform X2, giving the protein MSKQKIKFGDSETTDFFSKPQECGYDELQATLPPHGSLLGPDDVLAQFLSGDEPLEEPDLNGPTTLHCEICKKQFDNAKKYYGHLRVHSKENSWICDKCPDQKFSTKQQLMKHGLTHKPLEREWKCLQCSMAFEALWNLQQHLFSKHLDYKPHKCDQCEKSFTKPSDLKKHKDSMHSDVKKYGCPECEHRFKDQSNLKRHMLTHSKEKPYCCSGCGNRFQQLASMKRHAANCQLSRHTVEPTDKTRRNYCRVCGMSFQYKSALLEHCVRQHTIAPPKPPEVDKEDKNHLNDTNRIVDNIVDDILSAEDDYMTMTTQNEILNVYNPTDIDNNPENLMQIELLKEMNQLHILDGELFYNDIDFDSIQPSHMFNTNTNDMDYGTDKNAEILFDFTDGSKSMDQEIMNTLFHVKAEYLPDELLNPPEVMNMPEKSNILDNHVSVNECATIFESDVDLEASTNLAANLNQLIGENNVQYISTEDDDTFIISLNSEIDAEQLTDMLNIGVELVNDKIKEQNIIPSSEIRNEVPSIKAEVPEPIIDNPGELIFPKPVVVKLEEPVTEMPMNSMASEDQKTMKYHKPVVVKLEEPLSEVPMNVMAPDNQKKTVKAKPIKRVLYVCVHCNKVFNKKDNYRSHIATHEPSLRQHKCKVCGEKFSYKSTLNKHTRDKHTPSVICGHCCQICDRVFRFAWMLREHLDRDHDGLKPHACDYKDCQKRFYKKSDLIVHKRSHTGERPFVCDICKRTFPQAGHLKRHERDVDCTKFVKKDETVQKVQKAQKKAPPRATSVILNLNLK; this is encoded by the exons ATGTCGAAACAAAAAATCAAG TTCGGGGATTCGGAGACTACGGACTTTTTCTCGAAGCCTCAGGAGTGTGGGTACGATGAGCTGCAGGCTACGTTACCGCCTCACGGATCGCTGTTGGGGCCTGATGACGTTCTGGCGCAGTTCCTGTCTGGTGACGAGCCGTTAGAAGAGCCTGACCTCAATGGGCCCACTACATTGCACTGTGAAATTTGTAAGAAGCAGTTTGACAATGCTAAGAAGTATTACGGACACTTGAGGGTACATTCCAAGGAGAACTCCTGGATTTGTG ACAAATGTCCAGACCAGAAGTTCTCGACTAAACAGCAGTTGATGAAGCATGGGCTTACTCACAAGCCGCTGGAGAGAGAGTGGAAATGCCTCCAGTGCAGCATGGCATTCGAGGCCCTGTGGAATCTGCAGCAGCACCTGTTCTCTAAGCATTTGGATTATAA aCCTCACAAATGTGACCAGTGTGAGAAAAGCTTCACCAAACCTTCAGACTTAAAGAAACATAAGGACAGCATGCACAGTG ATGTAAAGAAATACGGTTGTCCAGAATGCGAGCATCGTTTCAAAGACCAGTCGAACTTGAAGCGCCACATGCTCACCCACAGCAAAGAGAAGCCCTACTGCTGTTCCGGATGCGGGAATAGGTTCCAACAG TTAGCGTCAATGAAACGCCACGCTGCCAACTGTCAGCTGAGCAGACACACCGTGGAGCCGACAGACAAGACGCGCCGGAACTACTGCCGAGTCTGCGGCATGAGCTTCCAGTACAAGAGTGCTCTACTAGAGCACTGTGTCAG ACAACACACAATCGCTCCCCCCAAGCCGCCTGAAGTCGACAAAGAAGATAAGAACCATCTAAACGACACAAATCGCATCGTAGACAACATAGTCGATGACATTCTATCTGCCGAAGACGACTATATGACTATGACCACACAAAACGAGATACTAAACGTATACAACCCTACTGATATAGACAATAACCCAGAAAACTTAATGCAGATAGAACTATTAAAAGAAATGAATCAACTACACATACTCGACGGAGAATTATTCTACAATGATATAGATTTCGATAGCATACAACCCAGCCATATGTTCAATACAAACACTAACGATATGGACTATGGTACCGATAAAAATGCTGAAATTCTCTTCGATTTTACCGACGGCAGCAAAAGTATGGATCAGGAAATTATGAATACACTATTTCATGTCAAAGCTGAGTATTTGCCCGATGAGTTACTAAATCCTCCTGAAGTTATGAATATGCctgaaaaaagtaatattttagatAATCATGTGTCTGTGAATGAATGTGCTACAATATTTGAAAGTGATGTGGATTTAGAAGCCAGTACGAATTTAGCAGCTAATTTAAATCAGTTGATTGGTGAAAATAATGTTCAGTATATATCTACTGAGGACGATGatacatttataataagttTAAATAGTGAAATTGATGCTGAGCAGTTAACTGACATGTTGAATATAGGTGTAGAATTagttaatgataaaattaaggaacaaaatattattccttCTTCTGAAATTAGAAATGAGGTTCCTAGCATAAAGGCTGAAGTTCCAGAGCCTATCATAGACAATCCAGGAGAGCTGATATTTCCTAAGCCAGTAGTAGTGAAACTGGAAGAACCAGTAACTGAGATGCCCATGAATTCGATGGCTTCTGAAGATCAGAAGACTATGAAATATCACAAGCCAGTAGTGGTAAAATTAGAAGAGCCACTAAGTGAAGTGCCGATGAATGTAATGGCTCCTGACAATCAGAAGAAGACAGTGAAAGCTAAGCCTATTAAAAGAGTCTTATATGTTTGCGTACATTGTAATAAGGTTTTCAATAAGAAGGATAATTATAGATCTCATATAG CAACTCACGAGCCATCTCTCCGGCAACACAAATGCAAGGTCTGCGGCGAGAAGTTCAGCTACAAGTCTACACTAAACAAGCACACTCGCGACAAACACACGCCGAGTGTAATCTGTGGACATTGCTGTCAGATATGTGATCGCGTCTTCCGATTTGCTTGGATG CTTCGTGAACACCTGGACCGTGACCACGACGGTCTGAAGCCGCACGCGTGTGACTACAAAGACTGTCAGAAAAGGTTCTACAAGAAGTCAGACCTTATTGTACATAAaag GTCCCACACAGGCGAGCGTCCATTTGTATGTGACATCTGCAAGCGCACGTTCCCTCAGGCGGGACATCTCAAGCGACATGAACGAGACGTCGACTGCACCAAGTT cGTAAAGAAGGACGAGACGGTTCAGAAGGTGCAGAAGGCGCAAAAGAAGGCCCCACCGAGAGCCAcatctgtgatattaaacttaaaccttaaataa